One Gemmatimonadota bacterium DNA window includes the following coding sequences:
- the ftsZ gene encoding cell division protein FtsZ, which yields MSTFDFDAEPGLFARMKIIGVGGAGKNAVNHMVEIGVPGVDFLVANTDAQDLASSNVKYKIQLGHEITRGLGAGANPDVGRKAAEESRDVIAEHLTDIDMVFITAGMGGGTGTGAAPVIAQIAKELGVLAVGVVTKPFAFEGPKRAANAETGLAALKEHVDTVVIIPNQKLKEAVSHTTTFKDALKVADEVLLQATRGISDLVTLPGLINVDYADIRTTMENKGEALMGTGESEGDKRALEAAERAMNHPLLADMDIDGAKDILLNISGGQDMTLFEVEEVMTTVQAAAGHTNIIMGTVLDESLEGKIRVTLIATGLDEAMSSPDEMLTRNILKFQPDRPEEIETPAFQRVKRNGFETEEVAVGDPSDDAVDNNGLDVPTYMRRRRAFGS from the coding sequence ATGTCTACTTTCGACTTCGATGCGGAACCGGGACTGTTCGCTCGCATGAAGATCATCGGCGTGGGCGGCGCCGGAAAGAATGCCGTGAACCACATGGTTGAAATCGGCGTCCCGGGCGTCGATTTTCTGGTCGCCAACACGGACGCGCAGGACCTGGCGAGTTCCAATGTAAAGTACAAGATACAGCTGGGACACGAGATCACCCGTGGACTCGGCGCCGGCGCGAATCCGGACGTAGGTCGCAAGGCCGCGGAGGAAAGCCGGGACGTAATCGCGGAACACCTGACCGATATCGATATGGTCTTCATCACCGCGGGCATGGGGGGCGGCACGGGAACCGGCGCCGCGCCGGTGATCGCGCAGATCGCCAAGGAGCTGGGCGTCCTGGCCGTCGGCGTCGTGACCAAGCCCTTTGCCTTCGAGGGACCCAAGCGGGCGGCGAACGCCGAAACTGGGCTCGCCGCGTTGAAGGAGCATGTGGATACGGTCGTCATCATCCCCAACCAGAAGCTGAAGGAGGCCGTGAGCCACACCACGACTTTCAAAGACGCCCTCAAGGTGGCCGACGAGGTTCTGCTGCAGGCCACGCGCGGCATTTCGGACCTGGTCACCCTGCCCGGGCTGATCAATGTCGATTACGCCGATATCAGGACGACCATGGAGAACAAGGGCGAAGCCCTCATGGGCACCGGCGAGTCCGAGGGAGACAAGCGTGCGCTGGAAGCGGCGGAACGGGCCATGAATCACCCGCTGCTGGCGGACATGGACATCGACGGGGCCAAGGACATTCTGCTGAATATCTCGGGCGGCCAGGATATGACCCTCTTCGAAGTGGAAGAAGTGATGACCACGGTCCAGGCGGCCGCGGGACACACCAACATCATCATGGGTACGGTCCTCGACGAGAGCCTTGAAGGCAAAATCCGGGTGACGTTGATCGCCACGGGACTGGACGAGGCGATGTCTTCTCCGGATGAAATGCTGACCCGGAACATCCTGAAGTTCCAGCCGGACCGTCCTGAAGAGATCGAGACCCCGGCTTTTCAACGGGTCAAGCGTAACGGGTTCGAGACGGAGGAAGTGGCCGTGGGCGACCCGTCCGACGACGCGGTCGACAACAACGGACTGGACGTGCCGACCTACATGCGCCGTCGCAGGGCTTTCGGTTCGTAG
- the ftsA gene encoding cell division protein FtsA, which produces MARECIAALDLGTTRTVVLIGEIADDGLRILGRGASRSRGLRRGVVVNMDEAARSIEEALRTAERDAGARVNEVFVGFSGEHIESVNSSGAVAIATDVGRGVTREDVFRAREAATALKIPSDRQVIHVLTQDHIVDDQCRIPDPCGMSGVRLEVLVHIITGAVTPLRNVRNCIEQSGIRVRELVLDTIAVGESALTSDEKELGVVLLDLGGGTTKVALFHQGSIRHSAVIPAGGNNLTNDIAIGLRTPHEDAERIKCCYASAVYVRPDRDNLIEVPGVGGREPREVTREELAYVVGPRIKELLFLAREEIRGNGFEHLVGTGVVITGGGALIPGIAKQTEQVFGMSAKIGAPEELPGLENDEFAPTYATSVGLLHYAMNNLSEKERLNGTEGGLLDRVLSRIAALM; this is translated from the coding sequence ATGGCTCGTGAATGTATCGCCGCGCTCGATCTGGGTACCACCAGAACGGTCGTGCTGATCGGTGAGATTGCAGACGACGGACTGCGGATCCTGGGCAGGGGCGCGAGCAGGTCCCGGGGCCTCAGACGAGGTGTCGTGGTCAACATGGACGAGGCCGCCCGTTCGATCGAGGAGGCGCTCCGGACCGCGGAACGAGATGCGGGCGCCAGGGTAAACGAGGTATTCGTCGGGTTTTCCGGCGAGCACATCGAAAGCGTCAACAGCAGCGGCGCCGTGGCCATCGCGACCGACGTCGGCCGGGGCGTGACGCGGGAGGACGTATTCCGCGCCCGCGAAGCGGCGACGGCCCTGAAAATACCCTCGGACCGCCAGGTCATCCACGTGCTCACCCAGGACCACATCGTGGACGACCAGTGCAGGATCCCCGACCCGTGCGGCATGTCGGGCGTCCGGCTCGAAGTGCTCGTGCACATCATAACGGGCGCGGTCACCCCGTTGCGGAATGTACGCAACTGCATCGAGCAATCCGGAATTCGGGTCAGGGAACTCGTCCTGGATACGATCGCCGTGGGCGAGTCGGCGCTCACGTCCGACGAGAAGGAACTGGGCGTCGTGCTGCTCGACCTGGGCGGGGGCACGACGAAGGTCGCGCTGTTCCACCAGGGGAGCATTCGGCATTCGGCGGTCATACCGGCCGGGGGCAACAACCTTACGAACGACATCGCCATCGGCCTCCGCACGCCCCATGAGGACGCCGAACGGATCAAGTGCTGCTACGCCAGTGCGGTATATGTCCGGCCGGACCGGGACAACCTGATCGAAGTCCCCGGGGTCGGCGGCCGCGAGCCGCGGGAGGTGACGCGGGAGGAACTGGCCTACGTGGTCGGACCGCGGATCAAGGAGCTTCTGTTCCTCGCGCGGGAGGAGATCCGTGGCAACGGTTTCGAACACCTGGTGGGCACCGGGGTCGTCATCACCGGCGGCGGTGCGCTGATTCCAGGTATCGCGAAACAGACGGAACAGGTCTTCGGCATGTCCGCGAAAATCGGCGCGCCGGAAGAACTACCCGGACTGGAAAACGACGAATTCGCGCCGACGTACGCCACAAGTGTCGGCTTGTTGCACTACGCCATGAACAACCTTTCGGAAAAGGAGCGGCTCAATGGTACGGAAGGAGGATTGCTGGACCGTGTGTTAAGCCGGATCGCGGCCCTGATGTAG
- a CDS encoding FtsQ-type POTRA domain-containing protein gives MKLNRMHPAVRLMLGLAAGLLVSGAVAGLAMGGLALSEWTKTSPAFKLNTIDVAGNRFVGKEDIIAVAGLERGRNIWSADLSETERRLLLDRRFEQVAVTRRLPGTVVVRVEELKPIAFVQLDRLYGVSERGELIPLTPGNGLPDLPVITVDASSYRQAPGAAESEDRSFETLRDAMLANPEMARALYLMRVLRSMSPGMYDELSEIHVSSPDDPIAYMVEGGLAIRFGTGNYPRKIEMLKRTVEQLEADAIRTRLIDLRFKDQVIVRPIVSNRSGGGRS, from the coding sequence ATGAAGCTGAACAGGATGCATCCCGCGGTCAGGCTGATGCTTGGACTCGCGGCCGGCCTGCTCGTCTCGGGCGCGGTGGCGGGACTGGCCATGGGCGGCCTGGCGCTGTCCGAGTGGACGAAGACCTCGCCGGCGTTCAAACTGAACACCATCGACGTCGCGGGGAACCGCTTCGTCGGCAAAGAAGATATCATCGCGGTTGCCGGTCTCGAGCGTGGACGGAACATCTGGTCGGCCGACCTCTCGGAGACCGAAAGGCGCCTTTTGCTGGACCGGCGGTTCGAACAGGTCGCGGTCACCAGGAGACTGCCCGGTACCGTCGTGGTCCGCGTGGAGGAACTGAAACCGATCGCTTTCGTACAGCTGGACCGGCTCTACGGCGTCTCGGAACGCGGCGAGCTGATCCCCCTGACGCCCGGCAACGGGCTGCCGGATCTTCCCGTAATCACCGTCGACGCTTCAAGCTACCGGCAGGCGCCGGGTGCAGCGGAGTCGGAGGACCGCAGTTTCGAAACGCTGAGAGACGCCATGTTGGCCAATCCGGAGATGGCCCGCGCGCTCTACCTGATGCGGGTGCTCAGGTCGATGTCTCCGGGGATGTATGACGAGTTGTCCGAGATACACGTGTCCAGTCCCGATGACCCGATCGCCTACATGGTCGAAGGCGGTCTGGCCATACGGTTCGGGACGGGTAACTATCCGAGGAAGATCGAGATGTTGAAAAGGACGGTGGAACAGCTGGAAGCCGATGCCATCCGTACCCGCCTGATCGACCTGCGGTTCAAGGACCAGGTTATCGTCCGGCCGATCGTATCCAACCGGTCCGGGGGCGGGAGATCGTAG
- the murB gene encoding UDP-N-acetylmuramate dehydrogenase, with protein MGMSEIFSGLVPAGRLRLNEGLDRHTTYRVGGPADVLCLPETRSELLEIVTAARVHEVPWLVLGNGSNILFSDDGFRGLVIKIRGSTPAEGTLWHLKQEGEYLRAGAGVSLPRLAWSAAATGLGGLEFCTGIPGVVGGSIRGNAGAHGSDLGGVLESIELIQPSGDIETIPAGEAGFSYRESGIDPGGIVTGAVFRLTPDEPENVYERIRDFTEYRKRTQPSADQSAGCMFKNPEDGTAGRLIDAAGCKGLQVGGARVSDLHGNFVINQGGATASDALRLIDMVRERVFEQTGVALELEVRVMKSGVV; from the coding sequence ATGGGAATGTCTGAAATCTTCAGCGGATTGGTGCCTGCCGGGCGGCTTCGGCTGAACGAGGGCCTCGACCGGCATACCACCTACCGGGTGGGGGGACCGGCCGACGTGTTGTGTTTGCCTGAAACCCGATCGGAGCTGCTCGAAATCGTCACCGCGGCCAGGGTGCACGAGGTCCCCTGGCTGGTGCTGGGGAACGGGAGCAACATCCTCTTTTCGGATGACGGGTTCAGGGGGCTGGTCATCAAGATACGCGGATCGACCCCGGCGGAGGGGACGCTGTGGCATTTGAAGCAGGAAGGCGAATACCTCCGGGCCGGCGCCGGAGTCAGCCTGCCCCGGCTCGCATGGTCGGCGGCGGCCACGGGACTGGGCGGACTGGAGTTCTGCACCGGGATCCCCGGCGTGGTCGGCGGGTCCATCCGTGGCAACGCGGGCGCCCACGGGAGCGATCTGGGTGGCGTGCTGGAGTCGATTGAGCTGATACAGCCTTCCGGCGACATCGAGACGATCCCGGCCGGCGAAGCGGGGTTTTCCTACCGGGAGAGCGGTATCGATCCGGGTGGCATCGTTACCGGGGCCGTGTTCAGGCTGACGCCGGACGAACCGGAAAACGTGTATGAACGCATACGGGATTTCACCGAATACCGGAAGCGCACACAGCCGTCCGCGGACCAGAGCGCCGGATGCATGTTCAAGAACCCCGAGGACGGCACGGCGGGGAGGCTGATCGACGCGGCCGGTTGCAAGGGCCTGCAGGTCGGGGGAGCGAGGGTGTCCGACCTCCACGGAAATTTCGTAATCAACCAGGGCGGGGCGACGGCTTCGGACGCGTTGCGGCTGATCGACATGGTTCGCGAGCGGGTCTTCGAACAAACCGGCGTAGCCCTTGAACTCGAGGTACGCGTGATGAAATCGGGGGTCGTATGA
- a CDS encoding UDP-N-acetylmuramate--L-alanine ligase, giving the protein MTDRTDDTEQTEGAGQTVGTGRQGPEMTCRHAHFIGIGGIGMSALAELMLGYGYKVSGSDLRGTPLTDRLHGLGASVFQGHDPANAEDADLIVYSSAIPGDNSELAAARRLGRRTVTRAELLGMLTRGTQGIAVAGTHGKTSTSAMIVKVLAAAGLDPTAVIGGVMTENGSNVRRGNGPWMVVEADEYDRSFHALTPAAAVITSVDADHMEYYGSQEAIDEAFTVFAHLVPEDGSLIVCADDPGIGRIRSGLRRRLVTYGLSAQARIRADRVESKGWSISAEVYVRDVPAGRLVLPQPGECNLSNALAAIAVADDLELPVDRTMAALAEYRGLRRRFEVLGSIGGVTVVDDYAHHPVEIEAALRAVSNAGARRMFVVFQPHLYSRTRNLRREFGRVLGRFPSYRTIVTDVYASRETPRDGVTGEMIVHDASAFGGNVAYIPDKDRVAAALVDDLERGDLVLTLGAGDVGEVGSQVCELLRKSGVRSHGNV; this is encoded by the coding sequence ATGACTGATCGGACAGACGATACCGAACAGACCGAAGGGGCCGGACAGACCGTGGGTACCGGCCGGCAAGGACCGGAAATGACTTGCCGCCACGCGCATTTCATCGGAATAGGCGGAATCGGCATGAGCGCACTGGCTGAACTGATGCTCGGATATGGATACAAAGTCAGCGGGTCGGACCTGCGGGGTACGCCGTTGACCGACCGGTTACACGGTCTCGGAGCGTCCGTCTTCCAGGGCCACGACCCGGCCAACGCGGAGGATGCGGACCTGATCGTGTACTCCTCCGCCATCCCCGGGGACAATTCCGAACTCGCGGCGGCCCGCCGGCTGGGCCGGCGCACCGTCACCCGCGCCGAACTGCTCGGTATGCTGACGCGCGGGACGCAGGGCATCGCCGTGGCGGGCACCCACGGAAAGACCTCCACGTCGGCCATGATCGTCAAGGTACTGGCGGCCGCGGGGCTGGACCCGACGGCCGTCATCGGCGGGGTCATGACGGAAAACGGATCCAACGTCCGCCGTGGAAACGGTCCCTGGATGGTCGTGGAAGCCGATGAATACGATCGTTCGTTCCATGCGCTTACGCCTGCGGCTGCCGTAATCACTTCAGTGGACGCCGACCACATGGAATACTACGGTTCGCAGGAAGCCATCGATGAAGCCTTTACCGTCTTCGCCCATCTCGTACCCGAGGACGGGTCCCTGATCGTGTGCGCGGACGACCCGGGCATCGGCAGAATCCGGTCCGGCCTGCGTCGCCGCCTGGTGACCTACGGGCTTTCGGCGCAAGCCCGCATCCGGGCGGACCGGGTGGAATCGAAAGGCTGGAGCATTTCCGCCGAGGTTTACGTGCGGGACGTTCCGGCCGGCCGGCTGGTGCTGCCGCAGCCGGGCGAGTGCAACCTGTCCAACGCACTGGCCGCCATCGCCGTGGCCGATGATCTCGAGCTGCCCGTCGATCGGACCATGGCGGCCCTGGCGGAATACCGGGGGCTGAGAAGGCGATTCGAAGTGCTGGGCAGCATCGGCGGCGTCACGGTGGTGGACGACTACGCCCACCATCCCGTCGAAATCGAGGCCGCGCTGCGCGCGGTGTCGAATGCGGGCGCCCGGCGCATGTTCGTGGTGTTCCAGCCACACCTTTACAGCCGGACGCGGAATCTGCGCCGAGAATTCGGACGCGTGCTCGGGCGGTTTCCCTCATACCGGACGATCGTTACGGACGTATACGCGTCCAGGGAAACGCCCCGGGACGGGGTGACGGGTGAGATGATCGTCCACGACGCGAGCGCATTCGGCGGAAACGTCGCGTATATCCCGGACAAGGACCGGGTAGCGGCCGCGCTGGTGGACGATCTCGAGCGTGGAGACCTGGTGCTTACCCTCGGCGCGGGGGACGTCGGCGAGGTGGGAAGCCAGGTTTGCGAACTGCTGCGGAAAAGCGGAGTCCGGTCTCATGGGAATGTCTGA
- the ftsW gene encoding putative lipid II flippase FtsW, with protein MHQRIDLPLLVSSLLLLCVGSVMVYSASPAVAAEMFSGDSGFFVKRYLVRLILGIVILILFASLNYQKLQKWSPILIVIGMGFLALVFVPGIGMTIRGATRTLNLFSMTIQPAEGVKIALVIFLAYWLARRQHVMERFFTGFLPVLAVIGATCLLIGLQPDYGTAIVLAATAFAVLYVGRARLLHLAGAVGILIPALVYKLYSSAHSRGRLMTYFERFFGNSADQAHNFQGADYQLQQALIGLGTGGMFGNGLGQSRQKFLFLPDPHTDFVFAVIGEELGFLGSVAVLGLFVVFAWRGVRIARMAPDAFGFFLASGLTLLITLHVLVNIGVVTGLLPTTGLPLPFLSYGGSWLLVCMMSIGILLNISRMTYRRQRLQYD; from the coding sequence TTGCATCAACGTATTGATCTTCCACTGCTGGTCTCGTCGCTGCTCCTGCTCTGCGTGGGGTCGGTCATGGTTTACAGTGCGAGCCCGGCCGTTGCCGCGGAGATGTTCTCCGGGGACAGCGGGTTCTTCGTGAAACGTTACCTGGTGCGGTTGATCCTCGGAATCGTCATCCTGATCCTCTTCGCCAGCCTGAATTACCAGAAACTGCAGAAGTGGTCCCCGATCCTGATCGTCATCGGCATGGGGTTTCTGGCCCTCGTATTCGTTCCCGGTATCGGGATGACCATCCGCGGAGCGACGCGCACGTTGAACCTGTTCTCCATGACGATTCAGCCCGCGGAGGGGGTCAAGATCGCCCTGGTGATCTTCCTGGCCTACTGGCTGGCCAGGCGCCAGCACGTCATGGAACGGTTTTTCACCGGTTTTCTTCCCGTGCTGGCGGTGATCGGAGCCACCTGCCTGCTGATCGGCCTGCAGCCGGACTACGGCACTGCCATCGTGCTGGCCGCGACCGCCTTCGCGGTGCTTTACGTCGGCCGAGCCCGGTTGCTGCACCTGGCAGGCGCCGTGGGGATCTTGATCCCGGCCCTCGTCTACAAACTGTACTCGTCCGCGCACAGCCGGGGCCGGCTCATGACCTACTTCGAACGGTTTTTCGGCAATTCCGCCGATCAGGCCCACAATTTTCAGGGGGCGGACTATCAGTTGCAACAGGCACTGATCGGCCTGGGCACGGGAGGCATGTTCGGGAACGGACTGGGGCAGAGCCGGCAGAAGTTCCTTTTTCTACCCGATCCCCATACGGATTTCGTGTTCGCGGTGATCGGTGAGGAGCTCGGGTTCCTGGGGTCGGTGGCGGTACTGGGCCTCTTTGTCGTCTTCGCCTGGCGAGGGGTCCGCATCGCCCGCATGGCGCCGGACGCCTTCGGGTTTTTCCTGGCATCGGGGCTGACCCTGCTCATCACGCTGCACGTGCTGGTGAACATCGGGGTGGTGACGGGCTTGCTGCCCACTACGGGCCTGCCGCTGCCTTTTCTGAGCTACGGAGGGTCCTGGCTGCTCGTCTGCATGATGAGTATCGGGATCCTGCTGAACATATCCAGAATGACCTATCGCCGTCAGAGACTGCAGTATGACTGA
- a CDS encoding UDP-N-acetylmuramoyl-tripeptide--D-alanyl-D-alanine ligase, which translates to MDNHNGTEEPTLMEIAGIMGGSLHVPSPALRRSRITGVCSDTRRIEAGNLFVAIAGERFDGHDFVPDAMRAGACASLVTDDWHARRPDREAPDAARIVVPAVLPALQAFAGWHRRRFDLPVVAVTGSSGKTTTKNMIAAVLGERYRVFKTPGNLNSQLGVSEALFTLHGDHGAAVLELGMNHAGELDRLSRMTRPSIGVITNVGPAHIEFFESIEGIARAKGEILDHLPEGGSAVLNADDPLVMKQAGRSQARVVTFGCSAGADVRLSRVRTELSGSAFTLSDGASFRINLMGEHQVMNAAAAVAVGRLTGVADQAIARALRSVEPTPMRMEYRKAGAVHLINDTYNANPSSMKAALDALATAGGRKLVVLGDMLELGDLGRAAHREIGRRAAEVAERIITVGELAREIAAAAVDDGLPASRVVSCSCNDEAAAAVLAEVEDGDVVLVKGSRGMRMESVVEYLEKSLGHGEMG; encoded by the coding sequence ATGGATAATCACAACGGTACGGAGGAGCCCACACTGATGGAGATAGCCGGAATCATGGGCGGCAGCCTGCACGTTCCGTCCCCGGCGCTTCGCCGCAGCCGGATCACGGGCGTCTGTTCGGACACCCGGCGAATCGAGGCAGGCAATCTGTTCGTCGCGATTGCCGGTGAGCGATTCGACGGTCACGATTTCGTACCCGATGCCATGCGCGCGGGTGCGTGTGCCTCCCTCGTCACAGACGACTGGCACGCGCGCCGGCCGGACCGGGAAGCCCCGGACGCCGCGCGGATCGTCGTACCCGCAGTACTTCCGGCGCTGCAGGCTTTCGCGGGCTGGCACCGAAGGCGTTTCGACCTGCCCGTAGTCGCGGTTACGGGCTCCAGCGGAAAGACCACCACCAAGAACATGATCGCCGCCGTGCTGGGAGAACGCTACCGGGTGTTCAAGACCCCCGGGAACCTGAACAGCCAGCTGGGCGTCTCCGAAGCCCTGTTTACCCTGCATGGAGATCACGGCGCAGCGGTGCTCGAACTGGGCATGAACCATGCGGGCGAACTGGACCGGCTGTCCCGGATGACCCGTCCATCCATCGGCGTGATAACCAACGTAGGGCCCGCGCATATCGAGTTCTTCGAGTCCATCGAAGGCATTGCCCGGGCCAAGGGCGAGATCCTCGACCACTTGCCGGAAGGCGGGAGCGCGGTGTTGAACGCCGACGACCCCCTCGTCATGAAGCAGGCCGGCCGCAGCCAGGCGCGGGTGGTCACCTTCGGCTGCAGCGCGGGGGCCGACGTCAGGCTGTCACGCGTAAGGACCGAGTTGTCCGGATCGGCCTTCACATTGTCGGACGGGGCTTCCTTTCGAATAAATTTGATGGGGGAGCACCAGGTCATGAACGCTGCGGCCGCCGTGGCGGTGGGCAGGCTCACGGGAGTCGCCGACCAGGCCATCGCCCGCGCGCTGCGGAGCGTCGAGCCCACGCCCATGCGCATGGAGTACAGGAAGGCGGGCGCCGTTCACCTGATAAACGACACGTACAACGCCAATCCGTCGTCCATGAAGGCGGCCCTGGACGCGCTGGCGACGGCCGGAGGACGTAAACTGGTCGTCCTCGGAGACATGCTGGAACTGGGCGACCTGGGCAGGGCGGCGCACCGGGAAATCGGAAGGCGTGCCGCGGAGGTGGCGGAGCGGATCATCACGGTGGGAGAACTGGCCCGCGAAATCGCCGCAGCCGCGGTGGACGACGGCCTCCCAGCGTCTCGCGTCGTGTCCTGCAGCTGCAACGACGAGGCCGCCGCCGCGGTACTGGCGGAAGTCGAAGACGGCGACGTGGTACTCGTCAAGGGATCGCGCGGCATGCGAATGGAATCCGTCGTGGAATACCTGGAGAAGTCGCTCGGCCACGGCGAAATGGGGTAA
- a CDS encoding UDP-N-acetylmuramoyl-L-alanyl-D-glutamate--2,6-diaminopimelate ligase, with protein MPVNDASSNAAHSISRPFARLERLTALRVKTLIQLSTLLDALPRKEVIRPPGRAGRTGQADRADRADRADRADREIGGIVHDSRSVKPGDVFVALREPSGRDGHRYVRDAMARGASVVVQENEERLDDATTVIVQDTSRAYGLMAAAYYGRPADDLCLVGVTGTNGKTTVSLLVEAILRERGRSVGGIGTLGSRYMGEMLEWKLSHTTPYPMELHRTLSEIRDRGGECVVMEVSSHSLAWQRLSGLRFTTGVFTNLSREHLDDHKTFDAYREAKTLLFSELLDEEGTAVLNMDDPAFVHFKNASRARVLTYGLDKRADVHRAGPIGYHADRTTLAVQVRSDPPFNVTLPLLGRFNAYNALAAISVGLEFGIDSALMNRAVSGIKVPGRLERVDAGQPFNVLVDFAHTPDALGAVLSTCREWTRGNLTVVFGCGGDRDPGKRPLMGRAASTHADVVIVTTDNPRTEPPDRIIRDIEPGLLPHVRSHIVQDRGEAIRKALRDAGEGDTVLIAGRGDTVYQVVGDSQIEFDDRIKARECLEAHYG; from the coding sequence ATTCCGGTGAACGATGCATCATCGAATGCGGCCCATTCAATTAGCCGTCCGTTCGCTCGCCTCGAGCGGTTGACGGCACTGAGGGTCAAGACCTTGATACAGCTTTCCACACTACTGGACGCGCTGCCTCGCAAAGAGGTGATCCGCCCGCCGGGTCGGGCCGGCCGTACCGGCCAGGCGGACCGGGCGGACCGGGCGGACCGGGCGGACCGGGCGGACCGTGAGATCGGCGGGATCGTCCATGATTCGAGGTCCGTTAAGCCCGGCGATGTTTTCGTCGCGCTGCGCGAGCCGTCGGGCCGCGACGGTCATCGGTACGTCCGCGACGCGATGGCACGGGGCGCCTCGGTCGTGGTCCAGGAAAACGAAGAACGTCTCGATGACGCGACTACGGTAATCGTTCAGGACACCTCCAGGGCATACGGCCTGATGGCTGCCGCGTATTACGGCCGGCCTGCGGACGACCTCTGCCTGGTCGGCGTCACGGGGACCAACGGCAAGACGACGGTGTCGCTGCTGGTCGAGGCCATCCTCCGGGAGCGCGGCCGGTCTGTGGGTGGCATCGGCACGCTGGGCAGCCGGTACATGGGCGAGATGCTCGAATGGAAGCTGAGTCACACCACGCCTTACCCGATGGAGCTTCACCGCACCTTAAGTGAGATCAGGGACCGGGGAGGTGAATGCGTCGTCATGGAAGTATCCTCCCACAGCCTGGCCTGGCAGCGACTGTCCGGCCTGCGGTTCACCACGGGCGTCTTTACCAATCTGTCCCGTGAACACCTGGACGACCACAAGACCTTCGACGCATACCGGGAAGCCAAGACGCTGCTATTCTCCGAACTGCTCGACGAAGAGGGCACCGCTGTCCTCAACATGGACGATCCCGCCTTCGTGCATTTCAAGAACGCCTCGCGCGCGCGCGTCCTTACCTATGGATTGGACAAGAGAGCAGACGTCCACAGGGCGGGTCCGATCGGATACCACGCGGACCGGACCACCCTTGCGGTGCAGGTGCGTTCCGATCCGCCGTTCAACGTGACCCTGCCGCTCCTGGGTCGATTCAACGCATATAATGCCCTGGCGGCGATTTCCGTGGGGCTGGAGTTCGGCATAGACAGCGCGCTGATGAACCGGGCCGTATCCGGGATAAAGGTGCCCGGCCGGCTGGAACGCGTCGATGCCGGACAGCCGTTCAACGTGCTCGTGGATTTCGCCCATACGCCCGATGCGCTCGGCGCCGTGCTGTCGACCTGCCGAGAATGGACGCGGGGAAACCTGACCGTCGTGTTCGGCTGCGGTGGGGACCGGGACCCGGGCAAGCGGCCCCTCATGGGCCGGGCGGCGTCCACGCACGCCGACGTCGTCATCGTGACGACCGACAACCCCAGAACGGAACCACCCGACCGTATCATACGGGATATCGAGCCGGGCCTCCTGCCCCACGTCCGCTCCCATATCGTCCAGGACCGTGGCGAAGCGATTCGGAAGGCCCTGCGCGATGCGGGCGAAGGCGACACCGTGCTGATTGCCGGAAGGGGAGACACGGTCTACCAGGTCGTGGGCGATTCGCAGATCGAGTTCGACGACCGGATCAAGGCCCGGGAATGCCTCGAGGCGCACTATGGATAA